TCCCTGCTGCTTGTCGCTGCTTGCCTGGGTTCCGACCCACTGTAGTGCCGGGCGGACCGGCACCGGCTCTCATCCTTCCCTGCGCCCTGCGCCCTGCGCCCTGCGTCCCGCGCACCGGCCGTCGCGGTCATCGCCACCGTCGCGGTCATCACCGCCGTCGCCGGCGGCGTCGTCGTGCGTGGTGGTCGTTGTCGTGCAGGTTCGGTCGTTCGTGGTCGAAGGAAAGACGCGCGACCCGGTCCTTCCGGTTGCCCTCCCTGGACGTGACCGATCTCAAGCGGTCGAGAGTGAACTACGGATCAGGCACTTTTGAGGGCAGAGCCGACCAATCAAGATCACTTCTGGCGGGACCGTGGGCGCATTGTCAGTGGCAGGTGCGAGGATGCCTGCAGTACTGGCCGACGTGCTCGTGTGGGGTGGGGGGAAAGTCCGCGCCCGCGCGCAGAAGGGATCGCTGACGGCGATGCAGATCCGGCTGACCGTCGTGGACCCGCTGGGCCCGCCCGACCGGGCGCGGGACCGCGCCGCGAGCTGCGACGTGCTGGTCACGGCCCCCGCCGGAACGGCCCTCTCGGCGGTGGCCTCGGCGCTCGCGTCGGCGGTCGCGGGCGACGGCGCGCTGTCCGAGCGCGGCCGTGAGCCGGGCGGCCCCGTGGTGCTGTACGCGGGCGCGCAGCGCCTCGACGACCGCCGGTGCACGCTGGGCGAGCCGCCGCTGATCGACGGCACGGTGCTCGCGCTCGGCGCCCCCGCCGAACCCGAACCGCACCCCGAGCTGGACGACGCGCCGACCCAGCTGCACGTCACCGCGGGGCCCGACGCGGGCGGGGTCCACCTGCTGCACGGCGGCGAGATCAGGATCGGCCGCTCCGCCGACGCCGACGTCCCGCTGGACGACCCGGACGTCTCCCGGCTGCACTGCGCGGTGACCCTCGCGCCCGACGGCCGGGTCTCCGTCGCCGACCTGGGCTCGACCAACGGCACCCTGCTCGACGGCGTCCGGGTCACCGGCCGCCCGGTCCGCTTCGCGCCGGGCGCGCTGCTGCGGATCGGCGAGTCGGCGCTGCGGCTGACCCCGGCGGGCGGCCCGGGGGCGCGGGTGCCGACGGCACCGGACGGCGAGGGGCACGTGCGCGTGTCCCGCCCCGAGGGCGGTGCCCCCGCCCGCACCGACCCGGGCCGCCTCCCGCACGCGCGCGTGGGCGACGGCGCGCAGCAGATCTCGATGGTCCCCGGCCAGGCCGGCGCACCCCGCATCGAGACGCGCCCGCCGTACGGCGCGGGCGACCCGCACGCGGGGCGCGGGGGCGCGACGGCGTCCGACCCGCGCGACCCGCGCACCCCGGACGCCGGGCACCTGACCGGCGGCCGGGACACCCCGGGCGCCGAAGGCCACGGGCGACCGGCAGGACACGGCACGGAGAGCGCCGTCGGCCGGCGGGCACCGGACGCTTCCGGGCACGGGAGCGCACCCGGGTACGGCACCGCCCCGGCGGACCCCCGTACCGACGGTGCCCACGGCGCCCCAGCCTCTCCGTACGGCACCGGCGAGCGCGGGTCGTCGCGCGCGGGGGGCCCCGGCCGGAACGCGCCCGCCCCCGACCCCCGGGGCGACACCCCGCCCTACGGCACGGGCCACGGCGGTCACGGGACGCCCCGTGACCGCGCGGGCGACCCGCACGCTCCGTACGACTCGCACGCTCCGTACGACCCGCACGACCCGCACGCTCCGTACGGCGATCCCCGCGGCGACGCCGGCGACGGCCGGGAGGCCCGCCGCGCGGGCGCCGCACCCGGCGGTCCCGGCACCGACCACGGCACGGGCACACCCCGCTACGGCGCCTCCCCCGACGCCACGGGCGGCCACCGTGCCGAGGAGTACGGCACCGACGCCCCCCGGGGACAGGCCGGCGCCCGCGGCTCCTCCGGAACCGACGACGGCCGGGACAGCCGGGACAGCCGCCGCGGGAACGTACCCCCGCACCGCGCCGACGCGGACCGCGCCGCCGCGCGCGACCGCGCGGCGTCCGGCGCCGCCGGACGCCGCAAGGGCGGCCTCTCGGCCTGGGCCAGGCGCCTCACCGGCACCCGCGCGGAGCACGATCCCTACGAATACGACGAACGCGAGGAACGCGACGACCGCGACGGACACAGCGGACGCAGCGGACACGGTGGGTATGACGGCTACGACGGTCGTCCCGCGTCCGGTGGCCGCGACGACCGCGGCGGCCGGCCCGCCAGGTCACCCGGCCAGGAACCCCCCGTCGCGGGCGCCGTCGGCGACGCGTCGCCGGAGACCTGGCCGGACGCCGCCAGCCTGCTGCTGACCGCGCTCGGCCCGGGACCCCGGCTGTGGGAGCGCGCCCCCGGGCACCCCGAGGCGCTCACCGTGCGGCTGGGGACCGCCGACCGGACCGCCCCGGACGGCACCGGGCCGCTGTCCGCCGTGCCGGTGACCGCCGATCTGCGGGAGGCCGGGGCTCTCGGTCTGGCCGGGCCGCGCACCCGGCTGGCCGGTCTCGCCCGCGCCGTGCTGGCGCAGCTGGCCGCGCTGCACGCGCCCGAGTCCCTGGAGATCGTGCTGATCAGCGCCGACCGCGCGCGCACGGTCGCGGAGCGGACGGCGGAGTGGTCGTGGCTGGGCTGGCTGCCGCATCTGCGTCCCGGGCACGGGCAGGACTGCCGGCTGCTGCTGGCCTACGACCGGGAGCAGGCCGCGGCCCGCGCCGACGAACTGCTGCGCCGCCTGGAGGACCGTCCGGCCGGGTCGAACCCGCCGTACGGCGGCCCGTACACGGTCCTGGTCGTGGACGGCGACGTCGGCGACCACGCGGTCGGTGACGCGGTGGCGCGGCTGGCCCTGGAGGGTCCGCGGGCCGGCGTCCACGTGGTGTGTCTGGCGGAGACGGAGGCGGCGGCGCCCGACGCGCCGGTGACGGAGGCGTACGAGGCGGCGTGCGCGGTGGCGCCGGCGTTCCGGGAGTGCGGCGCGGTCGCGCTGCTGAGCGGCGACGTGGCGACGGCGCTGCGGCTGGTGCGGGTGGCCCGCGCCGCGCGGGAACCGGTCCCCACCCCGGTCGGTCCGGGCACGATCGCCGCGGTGGACGCGGTGTCGGCCGCCTGGTCGGAGCGGTTCGCCCGCGCGCTGGCCCCGCTGCGGCAGGACGGCACGGCGGGCGGCGCGGCCCAGCCGCGGGTGTCGCTGCCGCTGCCCCAGGCGGCGCGGCTGCTGGACGAGTTGGGCCTGGCCCGTGCCACCCCGGCGTCGCTGATGGCGCGCTGGGCGGACGCGGCCGACGACCCGGAGTCGCTGGGCGGCCGGGCCTCGGCGGTGCTCGGCGCGGGTCCGCGCGGCCCGGTCACCGCGGACCTCGCGGCCGACGGCCCGCACCTGCTGATCGAGGGCCCGGCGGGCAGCGGGCGCACCGAGCTGCTGCGCGCGCTGGTCGCCTCGCTGGCGGCGGCCGAGCGCCCCGACCGGCTGAGCGTCGTCCTGGTGGACGGCCGGGACGGCGTGGGCGCGGCGAGCGGCCACGGCGACGGCCTGCGGGTGTGCACGGACGTCCCGCATGTGACGACCCATCTGACGGCCAACGACCCGGTGCGGATGCGGGAGTTCGCGCAGTCGCTGAGCGCGGAGCTGAAGCGCAGGGCGGAGCTGGTGGGGCGCGGCGGGTTCGCCGACCGGCACGCGGGCCGTGCGGTGCCCGGCCGGCTGGTGGCCCCCAGGGACGCGTCGGCGGGCGCCGCCGACCTGGACTCGGCGCCGAGCGCGACGATCCGGCTGCGTCCGGCGGCCCACCGTCAACAGCGGCAGCAGCCGCCGTCGTTGCCGCGACTGGTCGTGGTGGTCGACGATCTGGACGCGCTGGTGTCCCCCGCGCTCGGCTCGCCTGGCCGTCCGGCCGCGGGCTCGGTGATGCGGGCGCTGGAGGCGGTGGCCAGGGAGGGCGAGCGGCTCGGGGTGCACCTGGTGGCGGCGACGGGCCCCGGGGGGCGGACGGCGGAGACGGAGCCTTCGCGGCTCGCGACGCTCCGCGTGCTGCTCGACGCCCCCGGTGCGGGTCCTGACGCGCCGGCGCCGGGTCGGGGCCGGCTGGTCCTGCCCGACGGCGCGTCGACGCCGTTCCAGGGCGGCCGGGTGACGGGCCGCATCCCGCGGACGGCGACGCTGCGCCCCACGGTCGTCGCGCTGGACTGGCCGCGGATGGGCGACCCGCCGACCCGGCGTCCGGTGCGGGAGCTGGGCAACGGCCCCACCGACCTGGCGCTGCTGGCGAGCGCCCTGGAGCGGGCGGCGAAGCAGGTGGCGGCGACCGAGGTCCCGTCGCTGCTGTAGCCGGCCGTGCGGCGCCCCGGGCGTGGCCCCAGGCGCCGCACGTTTCACTTCTCCGGTACCCGGAGTCACGACGTGGTCACGATCGCGCACTTGACAGCGACCACGGTCTTGCCGCCCTTCCCGTCCCCGTGGACCATGCGCACGGGACAGCGCTCGAACGTTCGTCGAAGGCTCGAAGAACGGGGCATACATGCGCAGTACGGGCAGCAAGATCCGGACACACAGGACAGCCGCCGCCACCGCCGTCGTCCTGGCGGCGGCCGTCGCCCTCGGGGGCTGCGGCGGCAGCGACGACGGGAACAGCCCGGGGCCGGGCGGGAGTTCGGGCTCGACCGGTGCCAAGGGCAGCGTCGAGCTGCCGAACCTGAAGGGGCGGACGCTGGAGGTCGCGGCGGTCTGGACGGGACCCGAGCAGGACAACTTCACCAAGGTGCTGGACGAGTTCACCCGGCGCACCGGCGCCAAGGTCGACTTCGTGCCGACCGGCAACAACACCTCGACGTTCCTCGGTACGAGGATCGAGGGCGGCAAGCCACCGGACGTCGCGTTCCTGCCGCAGGTGGGGGTGTTGCACCAGTTCGCGGAGAAGGGCTGGCTGAAGCCGCTCGGGGCAGACGCGCAGGCGCAGTTGACGAAGAACTTCTCGAAGGGCTGGCAGCAGCTCGGCTCGTGGAAGGGCAAGCGGTACGGCGTCTACGCGAAGGCCGCGAACAAGTCGCTGATCTGGTACAACGCCAAGGCGTTCGAGGCGGCGGGGATCAGCGGGCCGCCGGCGACCTGGAAGGACTTCCTGAGCACAGCGCAGACTCTGTCGGACTCCGGTTCGCCCGCCGTGTCGGTCGGCGGCGCGGACGGCTGGACGCTCACCGACTGGTTCGAGAACGTCTATCTGTCGCAGGCGGGCCCGGAGAAGTACGACCGGCTGGCCGCGCACACGATCAAGTGGACGGACCCGTCGGTCACCGTCGCGCTGACCACGCTGGCGCAGCTGTGGGGCAAGGACGATCTGCTCGCGGGCGGCCGGAAGGGCGCGCTGAACACGGAGTTCCCGAAGTCGGTGACCCAGGTGTTCTCCGGTGCCGCGCCGGCCGCGATGGTCTACGAGGGCGACTTCGTGACGGCGAACATCAACGCCGACACCAAGGCGAAGCTGGGCACGGACGCCAAGGTGTTCCCGTTCCCCGCGGTCGGGGCGCGCTCGCCCGTGGTCAGCGGCGGTGACGTCGCGGTGGCGCTGAAGGGCGGCGAGGGCGCGCAGGCGCTGCTGACGTTCCTGGCGTCGACGGACGCGGCCCAGATCTGGGCGGCGCAGGGCGGGTTCATCTCGCCGAACAAGGCGATGGACCCGGGCACCTACAAGGACGAGGTGACCAGGACCATCGCGAAGGCGCTGGT
The sequence above is a segment of the Streptomyces griseoviridis genome. Coding sequences within it:
- a CDS encoding ABC transporter substrate-binding protein, which codes for MRSTGSKIRTHRTAAATAVVLAAAVALGGCGGSDDGNSPGPGGSSGSTGAKGSVELPNLKGRTLEVAAVWTGPEQDNFTKVLDEFTRRTGAKVDFVPTGNNTSTFLGTRIEGGKPPDVAFLPQVGVLHQFAEKGWLKPLGADAQAQLTKNFSKGWQQLGSWKGKRYGVYAKAANKSLIWYNAKAFEAAGISGPPATWKDFLSTAQTLSDSGSPAVSVGGADGWTLTDWFENVYLSQAGPEKYDRLAAHTIKWTDPSVTVALTTLAQLWGKDDLLAGGRKGALNTEFPKSVTQVFSGAAPAAMVYEGDFVTANINADTKAKLGTDAKVFPFPAVGARSPVVSGGDVAVALKGGEGAQALLTFLASTDAAQIWAAQGGFISPNKAMDPGTYKDEVTRTIAKALVSAGDAFRFDMSDQAPAAFGGTQGIGEWKDLQDFLRDPKDVAGTQKKLEADAAKAYGSG
- a CDS encoding FHA domain-containing protein, with translation MQIRLTVVDPLGPPDRARDRAASCDVLVTAPAGTALSAVASALASAVAGDGALSERGREPGGPVVLYAGAQRLDDRRCTLGEPPLIDGTVLALGAPAEPEPHPELDDAPTQLHVTAGPDAGGVHLLHGGEIRIGRSADADVPLDDPDVSRLHCAVTLAPDGRVSVADLGSTNGTLLDGVRVTGRPVRFAPGALLRIGESALRLTPAGGPGARVPTAPDGEGHVRVSRPEGGAPARTDPGRLPHARVGDGAQQISMVPGQAGAPRIETRPPYGAGDPHAGRGGATASDPRDPRTPDAGHLTGGRDTPGAEGHGRPAGHGTESAVGRRAPDASGHGSAPGYGTAPADPRTDGAHGAPASPYGTGERGSSRAGGPGRNAPAPDPRGDTPPYGTGHGGHGTPRDRAGDPHAPYDSHAPYDPHDPHAPYGDPRGDAGDGREARRAGAAPGGPGTDHGTGTPRYGASPDATGGHRAEEYGTDAPRGQAGARGSSGTDDGRDSRDSRRGNVPPHRADADRAAARDRAASGAAGRRKGGLSAWARRLTGTRAEHDPYEYDEREERDDRDGHSGRSGHGGYDGYDGRPASGGRDDRGGRPARSPGQEPPVAGAVGDASPETWPDAASLLLTALGPGPRLWERAPGHPEALTVRLGTADRTAPDGTGPLSAVPVTADLREAGALGLAGPRTRLAGLARAVLAQLAALHAPESLEIVLISADRARTVAERTAEWSWLGWLPHLRPGHGQDCRLLLAYDREQAAARADELLRRLEDRPAGSNPPYGGPYTVLVVDGDVGDHAVGDAVARLALEGPRAGVHVVCLAETEAAAPDAPVTEAYEAACAVAPAFRECGAVALLSGDVATALRLVRVARAAREPVPTPVGPGTIAAVDAVSAAWSERFARALAPLRQDGTAGGAAQPRVSLPLPQAARLLDELGLARATPASLMARWADAADDPESLGGRASAVLGAGPRGPVTADLAADGPHLLIEGPAGSGRTELLRALVASLAAAERPDRLSVVLVDGRDGVGAASGHGDGLRVCTDVPHVTTHLTANDPVRMREFAQSLSAELKRRAELVGRGGFADRHAGRAVPGRLVAPRDASAGAADLDSAPSATIRLRPAAHRQQRQQPPSLPRLVVVVDDLDALVSPALGSPGRPAAGSVMRALEAVAREGERLGVHLVAATGPGGRTAETEPSRLATLRVLLDAPGAGPDAPAPGRGRLVLPDGASTPFQGGRVTGRIPRTATLRPTVVALDWPRMGDPPTRRPVRELGNGPTDLALLASALERAAKQVAATEVPSLL